In Candidatus Paracaedimonas acanthamoebae, a single window of DNA contains:
- a CDS encoding S41 family peptidase — protein sequence MFFSFTILVTGCSAKDKDKISTTPPSLSTKEAALFYSYVTDRVKREYIEKVDDTKLLEGALNGVLSSLDPYSAYLEPAKYENIKKQTQGHYGGLGIEMVMEDGIIHVISALDDSPAQKAGVLPGDQIIAVNKEATYQMKSLEAAEKLRGAPGTEVTVSIKREKLAPFELTLEREIINTRPIKWRIEDNIAYIRISTFNQETTKELLKAIREIKRKIDKKDLTGYILDLRNNSGGLLDEAVSVSDVFLNGGKIVSIRGKDPKKELHFSANPGDFTGNSPLMILINSGTASAAEIVAAALQDNKRAVIVGTKSFGKGSVQSIIPLTNKGAIKLTVALYYTPSGKTIQKNGIDPDIKIDQHVDLKMVNDDKHLRENNLIGALPAIISDKFNSTPPATQKGEGKIKKEENILKDVLDYQLKQAFILLKAMSIYEKLQPGKYIDQLKKGK from the coding sequence TTGTTTTTTTCTTTTACTATTCTGGTTACGGGATGTAGCGCTAAAGATAAAGACAAAATAAGTACAACTCCTCCGTCTTTATCAACTAAGGAAGCTGCCCTCTTTTATAGCTATGTGACCGATCGTGTGAAGAGAGAATATATTGAAAAAGTTGATGATACAAAACTCTTAGAAGGTGCTTTAAATGGGGTTTTATCTTCCTTAGATCCTTATTCAGCTTATCTTGAACCCGCAAAATATGAAAATATTAAGAAGCAAACACAAGGTCATTATGGTGGCCTTGGGATCGAAATGGTCATGGAAGATGGTATCATTCATGTCATCTCTGCTCTTGATGACTCCCCCGCTCAAAAGGCAGGTGTGTTGCCCGGTGATCAGATTATTGCCGTCAATAAAGAGGCGACTTACCAAATGAAATCTCTTGAAGCCGCTGAAAAACTACGTGGTGCTCCTGGCACTGAGGTTACAGTTTCAATAAAACGTGAAAAATTAGCTCCTTTTGAACTTACTTTAGAAAGAGAAATCATCAATACTCGTCCTATCAAATGGCGGATTGAGGATAATATCGCTTATATTCGTATTTCGACTTTTAACCAAGAAACAACTAAAGAACTTTTAAAAGCCATTCGAGAAATTAAAAGAAAAATAGATAAGAAAGACCTCACAGGATATATTCTCGATTTACGTAATAATAGTGGTGGTTTACTGGATGAAGCTGTTTCCGTAAGCGATGTTTTTCTGAATGGCGGAAAGATTGTTTCTATTCGGGGAAAAGATCCTAAAAAAGAGCTTCATTTTAGTGCAAATCCTGGTGATTTCACCGGGAATTCGCCTTTAATGATTCTGATTAATAGTGGAACAGCTTCTGCTGCCGAGATTGTTGCTGCAGCCCTTCAAGATAACAAAAGAGCTGTCATTGTGGGAACAAAATCGTTCGGAAAAGGGTCTGTGCAAAGCATCATCCCACTTACAAATAAAGGCGCTATTAAGCTTACTGTGGCTCTTTATTACACCCCTTCAGGTAAAACAATTCAAAAAAATGGCATTGATCCAGATATTAAAATTGATCAGCATGTAGATCTCAAAATGGTGAATGATGATAAGCACTTAAGGGAAAATAACCTTATTGGTGCTTTACCGGCTATTATTTCCGATAAATTCAACTCTACGCCTCCCGCAACTCAAAAAGGCGAAGGAAAGATAAAAAAAGAAGAAAATATTTTAAAAGACGTTCTTGATTACCAACTTAAGCAAGCATTCATTCTCTTAAAAGCAATGAGCATTTATGAGAAACTTCAACCGGGAAAATATATTGATCAGCTTAAGAAAGGTAAATAA
- a CDS encoding 2,3-bisphosphoglycerate-independent phosphoglycerate mutase, with amino-acid sequence MKDNHSPVILCILDGWGHREELNHNAIAQAKTPNFDRFLKNYPHSLLEASALDVGLPEGQMGNSEVGHMNIGGGRIIMQDLPRIDAALKNNEIIPLPEFQNFTKKVKEGTGVIHLLGLLSPGGVHSHQNHIIALAKNFSNEGLTVYLHLFLDGRDTPPTSGKEYLKHLMSEISLLPSIKIATIGGRYFGMDRDKRWDRVEKAYRVMTKAQGPIFSDPLAYIQENYTSKITDEFIPPALLQGYKGMQNGDGLFIANFRADRVRQTLSALALPDFQDFQREEIIQFSSILGLVEYSELLTHYSPALFPAIEIHHSLGEVIANAGLKQLRIAETEKYAHVTFFFNGGQESPFPREDRILIPSPKVATYDLQPEMSAKQVTQELISALHKTPYDLVVVNYANTDMVGHSGDLNASIQAVECVDECLGEIEKALLPLNGTLLITADHGNAEQVYDETSKEAHTAHTMNPVPFVCINNTLSKASLSDGKLSDIAPTILEILGLPKPSEMTGKSLLKNL; translated from the coding sequence ATGAAAGATAATCATTCCCCTGTCATTTTATGCATCCTAGACGGTTGGGGACATCGTGAAGAACTAAATCATAACGCGATTGCCCAAGCAAAAACGCCCAACTTTGATCGTTTTCTAAAAAATTATCCGCACTCTCTCCTTGAAGCCTCAGCTCTTGACGTTGGACTTCCTGAAGGGCAAATGGGAAACTCTGAAGTTGGACATATGAATATTGGTGGGGGGCGTATCATCATGCAAGATCTGCCTCGCATCGATGCTGCTCTTAAAAATAATGAAATTATACCCCTCCCAGAATTTCAAAATTTCACTAAAAAAGTAAAAGAAGGAACAGGTGTCATTCACCTTTTAGGCCTTTTGTCTCCAGGAGGCGTTCATTCACACCAAAATCATATTATAGCTCTTGCAAAGAATTTTTCAAATGAAGGATTAACCGTTTACTTGCATCTTTTCCTTGATGGACGTGATACCCCTCCTACTTCAGGAAAAGAATATTTAAAACATTTAATGAGTGAAATAAGCCTTCTTCCCTCTATTAAAATTGCAACAATAGGAGGCCGATATTTTGGGATGGATCGGGATAAGCGGTGGGATCGCGTTGAAAAAGCCTATCGAGTTATGACCAAAGCCCAAGGACCTATCTTCAGTGATCCTCTTGCTTATATTCAGGAAAATTATACCTCTAAAATTACCGATGAGTTTATTCCTCCTGCCCTTTTACAAGGCTATAAAGGCATGCAAAATGGAGATGGATTGTTCATTGCAAATTTCCGTGCCGATCGAGTTCGTCAAACTCTAAGTGCTCTTGCCCTCCCAGACTTTCAAGATTTTCAGAGAGAGGAAATTATTCAATTCTCCTCCATTCTCGGGCTTGTTGAATATTCTGAGCTTTTAACACATTACAGCCCTGCGCTCTTTCCTGCTATTGAGATTCATCATAGTTTGGGCGAAGTCATTGCGAATGCTGGCCTTAAACAATTGCGCATCGCTGAAACAGAAAAATATGCGCATGTCACCTTCTTTTTCAATGGAGGTCAAGAATCACCTTTCCCTCGAGAAGATCGCATCCTTATACCTTCTCCAAAGGTTGCCACATATGATTTACAACCAGAGATGTCTGCAAAACAAGTAACACAAGAACTTATTTCAGCCCTCCATAAAACACCTTATGATCTGGTTGTTGTAAACTATGCCAATACTGATATGGTTGGCCACTCAGGAGATCTTAATGCTTCGATTCAAGCGGTGGAATGTGTTGATGAATGCCTAGGAGAAATTGAAAAAGCTCTATTACCTCTTAATGGAACTCTTCTGATCACCGCAGATCACGGAAATGCTGAACAAGTTTATGATGAAACTTCAAAAGAAGCGCATACAGCTCATACAATGAATCCAGTGCCTTTTGTGTGTATCAACAATACTCTCTCTAAAGCTTCCTTATCAGATGGAAAACTATCTGATATAGCCCCAACAATATTGGAAATACTTGGGTTACCTAAACCATCTGAAATGACAGGAAAATCCTTATTAAAGAATCTTTAG
- the nusB gene encoding transcription antitermination factor NusB, giving the protein MTQHHRNHFEKSRAARLAAVQALYQISETDQTGPAVIEEFIFHRFNSGDYPVSVDVSLFRKLITTSYERRQDIMDLILANLSQEWSLERLESILKAILQIATAEFLGRLTTVPAPVIISEYVDITHGFFEGKEPGFVNSYLDKVAKHLGYSLSKPKK; this is encoded by the coding sequence ATGACACAACATCATCGTAATCATTTTGAAAAAAGTCGCGCTGCGAGGCTTGCGGCTGTTCAAGCTCTTTATCAAATTTCGGAGACAGATCAAACAGGTCCTGCTGTCATAGAGGAATTTATCTTTCATCGCTTTAATTCAGGTGATTACCCTGTCAGTGTAGATGTTTCTTTATTCAGAAAACTTATCACAACGTCTTATGAGAGACGCCAGGATATCATGGACCTCATCCTTGCAAATCTTAGTCAAGAATGGTCTCTAGAACGTCTTGAATCAATTTTAAAAGCTATTTTACAAATTGCTACAGCTGAGTTTTTAGGACGGTTAACAACAGTCCCTGCCCCCGTTATTATCTCAGAATATGTTGATATTACTCATGGATTTTTCGAAGGTAAAGAACCAGGATTTGTTAATAGTTATCTTGATAAAGTTGCAAAACATTTAGGATATTCACTTTCAAAACCTAAAAAATAA
- a CDS encoding DNA starvation/stationary phase protection protein yields the protein MITLENSSRLKSIEHLKILLANTYLLSLKTQNCHWNVISPNFSMLHELFGNQYETLSEAIDEIAERIRMLEEKTPATFHEFLKLTTLSENEDLKTPEIMVTTLLNDHEKIIAELRVILKELESSDDEGTIDFFIGRLRNHEKTAWILRSHL from the coding sequence ATGATCACATTAGAGAATTCAAGTCGTTTAAAATCTATAGAACATTTGAAAATATTGCTTGCAAATACTTATCTACTTTCCCTTAAAACGCAGAATTGCCATTGGAATGTGATAAGCCCTAATTTCTCGATGCTGCATGAGCTTTTTGGAAATCAATATGAGACTCTCTCAGAGGCAATTGATGAAATTGCTGAACGAATTCGGATGTTAGAAGAAAAAACTCCCGCGACTTTTCACGAGTTTTTAAAGCTTACGACGTTAAGTGAGAATGAAGATCTTAAGACACCTGAAATTATGGTGACTACTCTTTTAAATGATCATGAAAAAATTATTGCAGAGCTTCGGGTAATTCTAAAAGAACTTGAATCCAGTGATGACGAAGGAACAATTGATTTCTTTATTGGACGCCTCAGAAATCATGAAAAAACAGCCTGGATACTAAGAAGTCATTTGTAA
- a CDS encoding peroxiredoxin, which produces MLTVGDNFPAFSLKAVRSTEIGDFPLVTEKTDKGKWKLFFFWPKDFTFICPTEIMGYGDLYTQFKERNCEVYGCSTDSDFVHVAWRTHHEGLKNSPFAWLSDIRKELSTALGILHKQEGVCLRATYLVDPEGIIRHVSINDLSVGRNVEETLRLLDGLQSEGLCGCNWQKGEDHVKVA; this is translated from the coding sequence ATGCTTACTGTTGGTGATAATTTTCCTGCGTTTTCGCTGAAAGCTGTCAGGTCTACTGAGATTGGTGATTTTCCTCTTGTCACAGAGAAAACGGATAAAGGAAAATGGAAACTCTTCTTTTTCTGGCCTAAAGATTTTACCTTTATTTGTCCAACGGAAATCATGGGATATGGTGATCTTTATACACAATTTAAAGAAAGAAATTGTGAAGTTTATGGTTGCAGCACAGACTCTGATTTCGTCCATGTTGCATGGCGTACGCACCATGAAGGGCTCAAAAATAGTCCTTTTGCGTGGCTTTCTGATATTCGTAAAGAGCTCTCAACTGCCTTAGGCATCCTTCATAAACAAGAAGGTGTTTGTTTACGTGCGACATATTTAGTGGACCCTGAAGGAATTATTCGGCATGTCTCGATTAATGATCTCTCAGTTGGTCGTAATGTTGAAGAGACTCTCCGCCTTCTTGATGGCCTACAATCCGAAGGGCTTTGTGGTTGCAATTGGCAAAAAGGCGAAGATCACGTAAAAGTCGCTTAA
- a CDS encoding nitronate monooxygenase, with the protein MSGQEVLPLIEGGKGISVSNGESSGAWAAAGGVGTFSGVNADAYDENGNLIPVVYHGKTRRERHHELIAYAIKGGIDQAKIAHEMRNGQGRLHMNVLWEMAACEEILYGVLEGSKGLIHGVTCGAGMPYKVAEISARYNIFYYPIVSSARAFNALWKRAYHKFPDKLGAVVYEDPWLAGGHNGLSNSEDPTQPQAPYERVLALRKQMAAFGLDNIPIIMAGGVWFLREWEDWIDNPELGPIAFQFGTRPLITQESPISTEWKQKLLTLKQGDVFLNRFSPTGFYSSAVKNDFLNELHARSQRQVAYTTSPIGDHESAYEVGARKRLVYLTAHDLTHVEQWVSQGFTEGLRTPDSTLIFVTPEDANQILTDQINCMGCLSACLFSNWQQDDPYTTGHKADPRSFCIQKTLQEISHGGDVNQQLMFAGHNAYRFASDPFYADGFIPTVKQLIERLKTGN; encoded by the coding sequence ATGTCAGGTCAAGAAGTTCTCCCTCTTATTGAGGGAGGAAAAGGGATTTCTGTTTCGAATGGTGAAAGTTCAGGCGCCTGGGCTGCCGCTGGAGGGGTTGGTACTTTCTCTGGCGTTAATGCCGATGCCTATGATGAAAATGGAAATCTAATCCCCGTTGTTTATCATGGGAAAACAAGGCGTGAACGCCATCATGAACTTATCGCCTATGCCATAAAAGGTGGTATTGATCAGGCGAAAATTGCCCATGAAATGCGGAATGGACAAGGCCGCCTTCATATGAATGTTCTCTGGGAAATGGCCGCTTGTGAAGAAATCTTATATGGCGTCCTTGAAGGCTCCAAAGGGCTTATTCATGGAGTTACCTGTGGCGCGGGAATGCCATATAAAGTTGCTGAAATTTCAGCACGTTACAATATATTCTATTACCCGATTGTTTCTTCTGCACGTGCTTTTAATGCCTTATGGAAAAGAGCTTATCATAAATTTCCAGATAAACTCGGCGCTGTTGTTTATGAAGATCCTTGGCTTGCAGGAGGTCATAACGGCCTAAGTAATAGTGAAGATCCAACTCAACCTCAAGCTCCCTATGAACGCGTTCTTGCCTTAAGGAAACAAATGGCGGCGTTTGGTCTTGATAATATCCCTATTATTATGGCTGGTGGCGTTTGGTTCTTAAGGGAATGGGAAGATTGGATTGATAATCCTGAACTTGGTCCTATTGCGTTTCAATTTGGGACACGGCCCCTTATTACACAAGAGAGCCCTATCTCTACAGAATGGAAACAAAAACTTTTAACGCTGAAGCAAGGCGATGTCTTTTTAAATCGCTTTAGCCCCACAGGTTTTTATTCTTCTGCTGTTAAAAATGATTTCTTAAATGAACTTCATGCTCGTTCGCAACGTCAGGTTGCTTATACAACGTCGCCAATTGGAGATCATGAATCTGCTTACGAAGTTGGTGCTCGTAAGAGACTTGTTTATCTTACAGCTCATGATCTTACTCATGTTGAGCAATGGGTTAGCCAAGGTTTTACAGAAGGCTTACGAACTCCCGATAGCACCCTCATTTTTGTAACACCCGAAGATGCCAATCAAATTCTGACTGATCAAATTAATTGTATGGGCTGTTTGAGTGCTTGCCTCTTTAGTAATTGGCAACAAGATGATCCTTATACGACAGGCCATAAAGCAGATCCTCGTTCGTTCTGCATTCAAAAAACACTCCAAGAAATTTCACACGGGGGTGATGTTAATCAACAGCTTATGTTTGCTGGGCATAATGCCTACCGCTTTGCTTCTGATCCCTTTTATGCCGATGGCTTTATTCCCACGGTTAAACAACTTATCGAACGTTTAAAAACCGGAAACTAA
- the pnp gene encoding polyribonucleotide nucleotidyltransferase, producing the protein MFTIHRQEMEWGGRQLVLETGKIARQADGAVVATYGETSVLCTVVGAKTVSKDRNFFPLTVHYQEKAFAAGKIPGGFFKREAKPSEKEVLISRLIDRPIRPLFPEGFYNEVQVICTLLSHDLETDPDIVAIIGASAALAISGLPVHQIPAAAKVGYKDGSFILNPTYADLQESVLELVVAGTEEGVLMVESEARELSEETMLDAVMFGHKEFQKVIKAIQNLKKDAGKPAWEVEDPSESEKAIFAQVKKFAEKDLRTAYQETSKQKRCNGIDQVRQEMLTALLSEELLEDVLNAQFKKLEEEIVRGDILENGRRIDGRDLKTVRPIEAEVGLLSRAHGSALFTRGETQALVVTTLGTAQDEQIIDALEGESRQRFMLHYNFPPYSVGEAGRMSSPGRREIGHGKLAWRAMNPLLPTKEQFPYTLRVVSEITESNGSSSMATVCGTSLSLMDAGVPLEQPVAGIAMGLIKEKDKFAVLTDILGDEDHLGDMDFKVAGTSRGVTSLQMDLKITSITADIMKVALEQALAGRLHILKEMEKAIQQSRTSVKDNAPRIVSIQINKERIRDLIGPGGKVIREICETTGTKIDIAEDGKVDISSTNQANIEAAIEKIKAAAGDPDIGAIYKASVVKIMDFGAFVEYYGERQGLVHVSQLAVTRVEKVDDVVKVGDAVFVKLLGFDDRGKAKLSMKVVDQESGQDIEG; encoded by the coding sequence ATGTTTACAATTCACCGCCAAGAAATGGAATGGGGAGGCCGTCAACTTGTTCTCGAGACAGGAAAAATTGCCCGCCAAGCTGATGGAGCTGTTGTTGCAACCTATGGCGAGACAAGCGTACTCTGTACCGTCGTTGGTGCAAAAACTGTTTCAAAGGATCGAAATTTCTTCCCTTTAACGGTTCATTACCAAGAAAAAGCTTTTGCTGCAGGTAAAATTCCAGGCGGTTTTTTTAAACGTGAAGCGAAACCAAGCGAAAAAGAAGTCTTAATCTCAAGACTCATTGATCGCCCAATTCGCCCACTCTTTCCTGAAGGCTTCTATAACGAAGTTCAAGTTATTTGCACGCTTCTAAGTCATGATCTTGAAACAGATCCAGATATTGTTGCTATTATTGGAGCTTCAGCAGCTCTCGCAATTTCAGGTCTTCCTGTGCATCAGATTCCCGCTGCCGCCAAAGTTGGTTACAAGGATGGTTCATTTATCCTAAATCCAACCTATGCAGATCTTCAAGAATCAGTTCTTGAGCTTGTTGTTGCGGGAACTGAAGAAGGTGTTCTCATGGTTGAATCTGAAGCGCGTGAGCTTTCAGAAGAAACGATGCTTGACGCTGTCATGTTTGGACACAAAGAATTCCAAAAAGTTATCAAGGCGATTCAAAATCTAAAAAAAGATGCAGGAAAGCCTGCTTGGGAAGTTGAAGATCCTAGTGAAAGCGAAAAGGCCATCTTTGCTCAAGTTAAAAAGTTTGCAGAGAAAGACCTACGCACAGCTTACCAAGAAACATCCAAACAAAAACGTTGCAATGGCATCGATCAAGTTCGCCAAGAAATGCTCACAGCTCTTCTCTCTGAAGAACTCCTAGAAGATGTTTTGAATGCGCAATTTAAAAAACTTGAAGAAGAAATCGTGCGCGGTGACATCCTCGAAAATGGTCGTCGTATCGATGGAAGAGATCTAAAAACCGTCCGCCCGATTGAGGCTGAAGTAGGTCTTCTCTCAAGAGCTCATGGAAGTGCGCTTTTCACACGGGGTGAAACACAAGCTCTTGTTGTAACAACACTTGGTACCGCACAAGACGAGCAAATCATTGATGCCCTTGAAGGTGAAAGCCGTCAAAGATTCATGCTTCATTATAACTTCCCGCCTTACTCAGTTGGAGAAGCCGGACGCATGTCTTCCCCAGGACGACGAGAAATTGGACATGGAAAGCTTGCATGGCGCGCTATGAACCCTCTTCTTCCGACGAAAGAACAATTTCCTTACACACTCAGAGTTGTCTCCGAGATTACTGAATCTAATGGTTCTTCTTCCATGGCAACAGTTTGTGGAACCTCTCTTTCATTGATGGATGCAGGTGTTCCTCTCGAACAACCAGTAGCAGGTATCGCTATGGGACTTATCAAGGAAAAAGATAAATTTGCAGTTTTAACAGATATTTTAGGAGATGAAGATCACCTAGGCGACATGGACTTTAAAGTTGCAGGTACGTCTCGCGGTGTGACGTCTCTTCAAATGGATCTCAAAATCACAAGTATCACTGCAGACATTATGAAAGTTGCTCTTGAGCAAGCGCTTGCAGGTCGTCTTCATATCCTGAAGGAAATGGAAAAAGCGATTCAGCAATCCAGAACATCCGTCAAAGATAATGCTCCGCGCATTGTGAGTATACAGATTAATAAAGAGCGTATTCGCGACCTTATTGGTCCAGGTGGTAAAGTTATCCGCGAAATTTGCGAAACAACAGGAACAAAGATCGATATTGCTGAAGATGGAAAAGTTGATATTTCCAGCACCAATCAAGCGAATATTGAGGCTGCAATTGAAAAAATCAAAGCAGCAGCTGGCGATCCTGACATCGGTGCCATTTATAAAGCATCTGTTGTAAAAATTATGGATTTCGGCGCGTTTGTTGAATACTATGGCGAACGTCAAGGCCTTGTTCATGTTAGCCAACTGGCAGTAACTAGAGTTGAAAAAGTCGATGACGTTGTTAAAGTCGGCGATGCTGTTTTCGTCAAATTGCTAGGATTTGATGACCGTGGTAAAGCTAAACTCAGCATGAAGGTCGTTGACCAAGAATCTGGTCAAGATATTGAAGGCTAA
- the rpsO gene encoding 30S ribosomal protein S15, whose protein sequence is MSLQNEQKQQIIKDFATVANDTGSPEVQIALLTTRIKELSKHLESHVKDHHSRRGLLIMVNRRRRLLDYLKRSTFERYETIIKRLGLRR, encoded by the coding sequence ATGTCGTTACAAAATGAACAAAAACAACAAATTATTAAAGACTTTGCCACTGTCGCAAATGATACAGGATCTCCTGAGGTACAGATTGCTCTTTTAACTACTCGTATTAAAGAGCTCAGTAAACACCTTGAATCACATGTCAAAGACCACCATTCACGCCGTGGGCTTTTAATCATGGTCAACCGTCGTCGCCGTCTTCTTGATTATTTAAAAAGAAGCACTTTTGAAAGATATGAAACGATTATTAAGCGCCTTGGATTGCGCCGTTAG
- the truB gene encoding tRNA pseudouridine(55) synthase TruB, whose protein sequence is MSIHGWIIIDKPLNITSTDVVRAIKRKFPKTKVGHAGTLDPLATGVLPIALGEATKTIPYLSDQKKKYRFEITWGQQTTTDDAEGEPMLTSSYRPSEEEIKAILPQFTGEISQVPPKFSAIKVEGKRAYDLARNGEDFSLPSRPIHIYALRLIDVKSPDIAQFEVECQKGTYVRSLARDIAKTLGTYGFASMIDRTAVGSFHKDAALSYETLAICDEKILKRDHVQNLIAGLDDIPAVMIDEQEVEKVRCGQELKTSLSIPGQLCLLCLHTAKNPIAIAHLEGVRILPKRVFVLN, encoded by the coding sequence ATGTCTATTCACGGATGGATTATTATTGATAAACCACTTAACATAACATCAACGGATGTTGTACGAGCTATTAAACGAAAATTCCCCAAGACAAAAGTGGGGCATGCTGGAACTTTAGATCCTTTAGCAACAGGAGTACTTCCTATTGCGTTAGGGGAAGCAACAAAAACAATCCCTTACCTTTCTGATCAAAAAAAGAAATATCGGTTTGAAATCACTTGGGGGCAACAGACAACCACAGATGATGCGGAAGGTGAGCCCATGCTGACTTCTAGTTACCGCCCTTCTGAAGAAGAAATAAAAGCAATCTTGCCGCAATTTACCGGTGAGATTAGCCAAGTCCCGCCCAAATTCTCGGCAATTAAAGTTGAGGGAAAGAGAGCCTATGATTTAGCTCGTAATGGCGAAGACTTTTCTCTTCCTTCACGTCCAATTCACATTTATGCCTTGAGGTTAATTGACGTTAAGTCCCCAGATATTGCTCAATTTGAGGTTGAATGCCAAAAAGGGACTTATGTTCGAAGTCTAGCCCGTGATATCGCAAAAACCCTTGGAACATATGGGTTTGCTAGCATGATTGATCGGACAGCTGTCGGGTCTTTTCATAAAGATGCAGCTTTATCGTATGAAACGCTTGCAATTTGTGATGAAAAGATTCTAAAAAGAGACCATGTGCAAAATCTCATTGCAGGGCTGGACGACATCCCGGCTGTAATGATTGATGAACAGGAAGTTGAGAAAGTTCGTTGCGGTCAAGAACTCAAGACTTCTCTTTCGATTCCTGGTCAACTTTGTCTTCTTTGCCTTCATACGGCAAAGAATCCCATTGCAATTGCACACTTAGAGGGCGTAAGGATTCTGCCCAAACGCGTATTTGTATTAAATTAA
- a CDS encoding pilus assembly protein — translation MRKNLNKSGKIFFHRMSDEKGASVVEFSLLAPLFIFFIFAVIQMGAVLTIDNALEASIREGARYGITAQGGSSRDSQIRNVIQTIAKNYSGGLINPSNLIITINSYPTFQALDANTSASNGAGTGNQAVKYQVQYTWDTIFPIFGSSNLIVLKAQTPVMNEGFEN, via the coding sequence ATGAGGAAAAATCTAAATAAATCAGGAAAAATTTTTTTCCACCGAATGTCTGATGAAAAAGGGGCGTCCGTTGTAGAATTTTCCTTGCTAGCGCCCCTTTTTATTTTCTTTATTTTCGCGGTCATTCAGATGGGAGCGGTGCTGACAATTGATAATGCATTAGAAGCCTCTATTCGGGAAGGGGCTCGTTACGGAATTACGGCTCAAGGAGGCTCTTCGCGCGATAGTCAGATTCGCAACGTCATTCAAACAATCGCCAAAAATTATAGTGGCGGGCTTATAAACCCTAGTAATCTTATCATTACAATTAATTCTTATCCAACTTTCCAAGCTTTAGATGCCAATACATCGGCGTCAAATGGGGCAGGAACTGGGAATCAAGCTGTTAAATATCAAGTTCAGTATACATGGGATACGATATTTCCTATTTTTGGAAGTTCTAACTTAATTGTTTTAAAGGCACAAACACCGGTTATGAACGAAGGTTTTGAAAATTAA
- a CDS encoding pilus assembly protein, translating into MKFLINFFRKKQGNVMIEFALILPLVFLLSAGVFELVMFTLLNNKLARTAAVFGDAITRDNIKKSEITGLLNTARSFLKPFFDFNTGGSIAVTQVYNSGLSTDPSKMVISWQVPINGATSRLGTAGSYPNNMPNNLKVLNDMAVVVTEVFYQYKPIIFTGFISNKTLYHTSVFVPRVGSMISLEAE; encoded by the coding sequence GTGAAATTTTTAATTAATTTTTTTCGGAAAAAACAAGGGAATGTGATGATTGAATTTGCCCTTATTTTACCCCTTGTTTTTTTGCTGAGTGCGGGCGTGTTTGAGCTTGTGATGTTTACCTTGTTGAATAATAAACTTGCTCGAACAGCGGCGGTTTTTGGGGATGCCATTACGCGAGATAATATTAAGAAAAGTGAAATTACAGGACTTTTAAATACAGCACGCTCTTTTCTAAAGCCTTTTTTTGATTTCAATACAGGCGGGAGCATCGCTGTTACTCAAGTTTATAATAGTGGTTTATCAACGGATCCATCGAAAATGGTTATTTCTTGGCAAGTCCCAATAAATGGTGCAACAAGTCGTTTGGGCACGGCGGGATCTTATCCAAACAATATGCCTAATAATCTTAAGGTCTTGAATGATATGGCTGTTGTCGTGACAGAAGTCTTTTATCAATATAAGCCCATTATTTTTACAGGATTTATCTCAAATAAAACACTTTATCATACTTCTGTTTTTGTCCCGAGAGTCGGAAGCATGATTTCATTAGAGGCTGAGTGA